The genomic interval TAATTAGCATATAATCTCTCCCCTTTTAACTTTGCATCTCTTTATAAGAAAAGCCAAGAAATGGGATACTTTTCTTTTCCCCGTCGTGCATGTCATAATCGGAAATATTTGGATGGagaaatatatgattttattcTAGTGTAGGATATTGCAGTGTTAAAGatcaaaatttcgattttttttattaatattttctcGATCGAACATGTTATAATATCGATGATAATTGATGCAAATTATGTGCGATATGTTAGGCAGAAAAATGTGGATTTGGCCATGTGGGTTACAAATATCCATCATCAaaagataataataaaaaatattatcctCATTCTCTATAATTGGGATACCAATTGGTCTTTTTTTATGAAAGGAAAATTTACAATGACTAGAAAATGATGATGGAGGGGACATGTGATGTGTCATGGGAgacaatttctctttttcaggTAGTAAAGTTGTTGGCTTATTATCAAATTTTGGCTTTATATTATCGATTATATATTAAGCAAGATAGAGTAAGATTGATTTTATTGGTAAGTTCGATTCGTGATTTATAGTTTATTTGATATCaatcaaaaaaatatatagGTATATATAATAACAACAAATAAATACACACATAACAAATTAATTGTCTCGAAAACTTTTTATTTATATCATACAATCTTATATATAAAATCGCGAATTGTTTGATTAGTTCTTTTCTTCTGATATTTTGTAGTGAAATCAATCTGAGAATCGGATGATAGGAGATTTCGTGAATTTAACTCCTTTCATCATAGTCCATTTACAAAAACAACATGAAAAAATAATCACATGAATGTGCTTTTACATTGAAAATATGAGCAAAAGATGAATGAAAAGATGTTGACTTTGTGACATTATAAATTTGTCATTTCAAAGGTGTACTCTATAATTTTGAATTCTATAAATTTAAATTAGGTTATAACTATTTGTTCATTCATTATTTTTTGTGGGCATTTAATATTGAGAGAGAGTAATTAATTTACCTATATTTTGTGACCAAGACAGGTAAAAAAGTAGCTATCAAGACTCTGCTGTATTCCACGCCAGCTCATTGCTCCAGACCCGACTTGACCCGACCCGAACGGCTTGAAACATTTTGATACAACACTTGGTTGAATTTCCTGTCATAAAAATGGTTTAAACTCAGTATATTTGTTGTCCAAAATGATTAAAAATGTTGGAATTTACTCTAAATTCCACTCTTGGAAATTTTATATCTAAATAACCCAAACAAATCAGAAAAGCAATCCCATAAATTTGTTTACTCAAAAAACCAGTTATTTTTCAGAATTCTACTTGGATCATTTGAAACAATGATCCGATAAAAGTAGGTCAACTTTTCCAGCAGTTTAATAGGAATTTGATTCTAATCTTTCATCTCCCAGGATTGAATTTAAGTGGATCTTGAAACTGGCTAGAGTTGAGGTGAAGACCATCCGTGACTATCATAATCACCCATCTTTTCGGAATTGTCTATCCTTAAAAATTATAACTATTTACAAACATATTGAATAATCACGATTCTTTGTATCAGTCACGCACACGCGTTGTGTGTAACATAGTGTGTATAAACATTACATATTCTTGTGTGTATGCATGTAAAATATAAAATAgtgtaaaatattttgaaaattgggtcgatttccgtaggaataatttttacaaattttttttttcagaatattttcaattataaaaagggaaaaaaatctaaatataaaaacaagataaaaacttgtgtgtgacggtctcacgggtcgtatttgtgagacggatatcttatttggatcatccatgaaaaaatattactttttatgctaaaagtattactttttattgtaaatatgggtatggttgaccgtctcacagattaagatccgtgatacggtctcacataagacccaaTCTAAAAACAAATACCATTGACTAGGATATCTTTCAAAGCTCGACGAAACTATGTTCCCAAGCCTGAGTACTTCATTGATGACCTGAAGTGTGAAGCTCATCGTTTTGTATTCATTCCATGTTAGACTCGACTCTGGATCCTCTCTTTTCTTGAGTTTATTCTCATACTCGCTCCGCCTGTAATTATGTCACAAACATATTTAAATGCATGCCCATAATGTTAAATATTCTCGAAAATGTCATCTACTCACGATCAGTTCCTCCATCACCAATGGGTTTTCCTCAAACTTGAAAGCTAATGCCAGTGTAGTGGAGATAGAATCGGAGGTGACGAATAGGAATCCGAACATTAACTGAACGATGAAGTCTTCGTTCAAGAACGATTCTGTGTTTTTGTCGTCGTCGATGatgtgtttttttttatctaattATGTGTTTCTAAAACACATTAGGCCCTCAACCGACTCTCTGAACATATCACTTATCTTGTCTGCCTGTCTGGTGCATCGCCGCTAAATATTTGTTTCGCAGCAAGCCATCTATCATGAacagagatcaaattcttgatcAATTCGTGTCGTAAAATGGTGTAATGATCGATCAAAAGTTGTGTTGAATGAAGCTTTACCGTGACGGATTCGCTTTTAACTTCAACAGATCCCCGACTTGACTATGTGGAGAGGGTCTTTCTGTACCATAGCATGCACCTGAGGGAGGAGATTCCCTCTCAAGGCATCGATGCCAAAGTTGTTCAGAGTCAAGTTTCTGGTGTATTTCCTCGAAGATTGACTTGCCTGGTCGAAAACTTCAGCGAAAGTGTCATGGAACATGTGTCAACTAATTTCCCATCTTGTCCGAGTAGAAAATGGTTGAATTCGGGGTCTGCAGTAATGATCACAGGTCGTCCAGCTACGTTGGTTCGAAAGATAGGACCATATCTAAGACAGAGCACGAGTTCAACATACGTTCACAAAACGTTAGTGcgactcaaatattttaacgtTCAAGGAAAGATTATAGATATCATAAAGTTTGTCTAAAAAACAAATGTGACACACCTTTTCATTCTATTTTTAATGAATGGAGGGAGATCTAAAGAGGCACTTGGGATGACCAATTGGATGGTTTCTCCAATGAGAGGGAGTCCCATAGAACCGGGAGGGAGAACTCCATTGCATTTAGGATTCCTCCATCTGTAAATCCAATGAGTAACATAAAGGGCAACCAATGTTCCGACAAAGCAAGCAACATGTGACAAACCAAATGCAACTTCTCTTATGTACGAGGAAATAAATGTTTCCATTGTGATGAGGACTCTATTGTTAGGAAAAAAGTATTTTTGAGAGTGTGAGATGTCTTGGGGATTTTGTGTGATGAAATTGTTGTCTTAAAATGTAGGGAGAATAGCGCTATTTTTGGACATTCTAGTGTTTAAAATACCTGTTTTGGTTCATAAAAAGCATCTGGGGTCTGAAATTTAGGAAAAGAACATCCCAGAGGACATCACACATGCTAAAGTTCAACAAATTTCATAAGCCGGACAGTTTCTCCGTAAGTCGAACATGATAGATCCGTTTAAATCTTTGGATCATGTAATATTTACGAGTCTCGCACAATTTTATATCAGAAACTCCAATTATTATAAATCTTAAACCAAATACAAGAAGATGCgatgattttgaattttatcCTTTACCATCAACACAAAATCTTTGTAAGACCGTCacacgagtcaattttgtgaaacggaTCTAAAACCCGACACATCTCATTTAATTCATTATGTCATCTTTTATAAAAGCTTTCTACTTTTTCTGGAATGCTCAGTTAGAGAGAGTTGTTGCAGAGAATTAACATGCACGGAGAACACATGATACAGACACGCTCCAGTATGTGCCAACAAAGCGAAAGACAAATCTGTGGACGATGTAAATGGAAATCATGCAGGCCTTGGACTTGGTTCGAAGCCCCAAAGATTGTAATCAGTTCTTGTTAGTCCTGATTTCCCAACTGTTGATCTCGAGCATCAATCGTTCGTTTTCGAACTTTAAGATCTCGTTTTCTAGCTTCAGCTCGTGCAACTCCCTGTCTTCTAGCTGGTTGGATTTTAGCCACCCGAACTTCTTCTTCTCCAGCTCTATCTTCTCATCTTGTATCTGCCTTTTCATTTCTTGTAGCTGCAGCAAACGGGCTATAATAGCTGGGTTGTGATCCTTTTCGCAAACCTGAGTCGAATTTGTATCAGGAGGAGTAGAAACAACTCGATCTTCTCCTTGTTTCTGTCTCTTTACAGCTGGTATCTCCTGAATCCCGTTTGGAGAAACATGTTTGATTTTGCCCCTAAGAGCAGATAGCAGTGAAAGTCTTAGCGACTCGTCTTGAGGAATATAGTTCCAGTTCCGGTTGTGATACGCGAACATCTCTAGGTAAAACAACTGTTTGCTCATCAAAATCTTCCGAACCTCCTCTTTGGTTTCCACTCGAATGTCCATGGTCTCGATCAGACCCGGGTTTTCGACCACGAAGCGTGAATCTGCGCTCCCAACTACATCATTCAGTCGCTTGTACTTTTTGTTGAGGTCATTGAATTTATCCTCGCATTGTTGAGGTGAAACAAAGTAACCCCGCTCGATCATACATTTCGAGATAGCCCTCCATTTACCCTTTATTCGGCTTCTCGGTTCGCTCTCAGGAGATTCAGAAAATGAATCCTGGCCGATATAACAAACGGCAGTAATCAACAGCTTAACCATTTCATTCGTCCACTTTATTCTTTGCCACAAGGATTCGGTGCTTGGTATTCCACCATCAAGCAGGCCATAATAACCACCAAAATACAGCGCCGGATCCGGAACCTGATGCGGATGCGCCGATAGACTGGGATAGGGACAATGATCTCGTTGCTGAGTTTCTTGCATTGATGGCTGTGATTCTTGAAAACCAAGTGGTTCCTGCGGCATAATGTTGCCGAATTCTTGCAAGAGACTTTCCATGTCTTCGACGTGAAGCTATTGCAAACCGGTAAAACTCGCCCTCAGAGAGCACAAACTGACTACTTCACATTACACAAAAGGAGTAAAAAGAAAGGCATATGAGCAAACTAATTAAAAAGATTATGACAAAAGATTGACCATGCAATAAGATGAATGTAAACAGATCATACATACCATGTTAGCTTGGGTTTATCATGCTTACCAAATCAAATCAAGATCTGTAAATCAAGCCGAACAACAATAACCAGACGTTCCACGACTTCTTGACTCGACTTCTAAAGAGAAACTTTAAACTTCATCACGTAAAACTTTATTCTCTCTAACAGAACGCGACGACAATGGGATGTATTCGAGGGACCTTCCGATGACCACATTGTTAAAGTCGTCTCAGAAACCGGTAATGCATAAGTTCACTAGTATTCGAGCAAACAAGTGTCGTCTCTTCACACAACTTGCCATTGGAAAAGCAGCCAAATGGTTTCCAGATGCTTTGCTTTTCTACGGAGACGTCATTAATTTCTACCAACTACGTTTTAAACCCGAGTTGGAAGTTACTGATGCTTTCACATCTAAAGGCAAGACGAGATTTGGAGGATAATAAGTAATAACTACGCCTAAGATTGCCAACATAAAGCTCAAGTCtcattcatatcatcatatgtTTTGCCAAGTAATTTGACAGGTCAAAGGAAGCAGGACAATTACATTAAATCATTCAATTCAAGATCTTACTCCACTAATGATATTTCTTATCCTATAACATCAAATTATTTAACATTCGGTATGTACTTGATCCATGTGTCTAAGAGACCAATTGAAGCTATAAGAATCAAGATTTTTTTAGCTCAAAAAAATTAGGAGGAtacgtatataatatataacttgGATTGTTCTCTCACAACCTTGGCCTATTCCATACATACAAAATGAGTGTCATTACATCGATTCCTGCTATGGATATGAGAGCATCTGAAACACAACAAACAAATCACAAAGAGTATAATCATCTTGCATCATTAAAAAATGGAACATTTCTTCCTTCTGCCATTCTTTACACCTCTCTGCCAAGCCATCACCCTCAAGCTAGCATTCTCACGAATTTCGACATCTTTGGACGCTCCAATGGGGAGGTCTGTGTGCAGAGCAGAGCTACTCGGATCAGCTGTTCCATCTCCTCTTCTACGTAATTACCTTGAAGAGCAGCATCGACAAGCGTCTCCGACTTCTTTTCCTTCAAAAGTCTCCGGACCTGAGATTTTTCCAGTACGTATATATCTTCATGTATAAATTTAAAATGGACACTGTACATTAGTCGAAATTCCAAGAAGCTGTTTAAAAATGCATAGTCCGCGCTATACTCGACCACCGGCAGATGATCAATCACGTAGTATTTCAACAATACTATGTTGAGCTGTGCATTGGTTTGGCGATAAATGATCTGATTGTGTTGGAAAGCCCAATTAATATTGGAATGTTTGGAAGACAGATATCTCTAAGTGCATGTTGCATAAAAACACTACAAAATTCAAATTAGCCTATTTTCGTTCAGCACTCGAGAGAGTTCAAAAAATATATTGAAGTTCAGCCGGTTTTCTGACTTGGAATCACAAAACgaaaatcgtatcttaggagaCAACTGCCGCGTTCCATATAAATTCTTCTTAGTTGAACTCTAACTTCGACTTAAAAACCCAACATTTAACCATTGATTGACCTGATAAAAGGAAAGCTAATTGAAAATAATACCAGAAGATGAAAATGAGGAGCTAGAGCTGGCGCACGGTGCTAGCAGCCTAAGCTCCTCTCTTTTCAAAACGGCTCCAACCACCATAATTCTAAGCAAACTTAATTCTGGTTTTGCCATCATTAAAAATAACCACTCAGCCAGTGACATTCTAAGGATATTTTTGAAGGGATTTTCGTTCCATAACCACGAAATCTGAGGGAGAGTTTTTTAACCTCTTGCGACACAAGACACGTGAAAACAGATACACAAGTTTAAAATGAAAAACTTAAAGTACCAAAACATGCAAACGTTGAGAGATAAAATGATTTCATATGGATATGAGAGCATCTGAAATACAACTGACAAACTATAAAGAGTATAAACACCCCGCGACATCAAAATTCTGAAACATAATGAGCACTTGAACTTGTGCGTAAAatcgaaaataaaaatcatttacaacAATAAAAACTATAAATCAAATACAACGTTGCTGAGTCCAATCCACTGATGGAGAATCATCTTGG from Primulina eburnea isolate SZY01 chromosome 17, ASM2296580v1, whole genome shotgun sequence carries:
- the LOC140818677 gene encoding uncharacterized protein, with protein sequence MVKLLITAVCYIGQDSFSESPESEPRSRIKGKWRAISKCMIERGYFVSPQQCEDKFNDLNKKYKRLNDVVGSADSRFVVENPGLIETMDIRVETKEEVRKILMSKQLFYLEMFAYHNRNWNYIPQDESLRLSLLSALRGKIKHVSPNGIQEIPAVKRQKQGEDRVVSTPPDTNSTQVCEKDHNPAIIARLLQLQEMKRQIQDEKIELEKKKFGWLKSNQLEDRELHELKLENEILKFENERLMLEINSWEIRTNKN